The Hermetia illucens chromosome 2, iHerIll2.2.curated.20191125, whole genome shotgun sequence genomic interval tatttgtttcttagacaccatggggaagatgttggagagtgtgatatacaacaggctactccagttcatcgagcttgcgggtagtCTTTCAGAAGGGCAATATAGGTTTCAGCGAGCCCGttttacggtcgatgcagtagcaaaggtcgtggaattggctcgaaatgcaatgtccatggacaaatgctgtgctctggtgacgctggacgtcaaaaatgcttttaactcagccaactggggctggtttaaaggcgctttggccaaactgggtgttcctagctacttggctcggctaatcgagagttaccattcggacagacttctctggtacgagacggacgacgggccgaaggagtatattgtgacagcaggtatgCCTCaaagttctgtattgggaccactgctgtggaacataatgtacgacggagtgtttggcctacgcgtgccggaggaggcaacgctgattggttttgcggacaacctggcggtagttgcaattgcaaagtatcccgaggatgtggagctttatggaaatgaagccataccatcaagtcatggttacgaatggctattcatcgcgggagtggagaggtcgatcctgctatacgcggcccctgtttgggcgggagcgttgaatcaCGCtctcaaccggaggaagataagttcgccataccggccaattgcgctaagggtgtgcagcgcatttaggacggcgtcaacggaggcagtgtgtgtagtcgcgggaatgatccttatagatcttctagcgagcgaacggaaggcaaatccagtcgaggtgaatgcggatttccgaaaagccaacaagagagagttgtgtggcaagtggcaacaattttgggataactccgacaagggccggtggacccatacattgatcccgtgtatcgagaaatgggtcgaccgaacgcacggagaattgaattaccacctgacacagttccttacgggacacggtggctataggaagtaattgcatcgcttcgagttggacgagtctcccaactgtcctgaatgcgctgCTACATCCGAGGACcgggagcacgttatgttccattattccagatttctgcagcagaaaaggaggttgaacagcatcttgggggcggacatcgagccctccagccttatggaagagatgctgaagtcggaggaaatctagatggcgataaatgaggcagtagccgtggtgcagacaaaacttctggagttggatcgagctcggaaggcagcGCGatggagacgcgacatggacgagctggtatagcgaaccagaacctcccccgcgaagtaatacttcacggtggcgAAAGAGtgtgggtggttttagtagatgCGAAACCCACACACTGCTggaacctggcgcagcagcgtctttctaagatttccacctccatccgtaaaaaaaaaatacataagcTATATACGAGTATTATGCAGAAAAAGGTTATTGTTTAACTCTAGTAGTCCTGGTACTACGAATTTCGTGTACCTGTTATTATTAGGCTTTGATcgaataccgcttgttgcgtAGTTGATAATGATGCAGTTGTGACGAGTAGTGGTGGGAGAACTCCTAACGATGTGATCCTTTTAGTTATCCCCCTAATGCTGATACACCCGAGAGGAAAACATTGAATAACAGATGGCTGCCACTCGATGAGTCACATAATCCTAAACATGGATATCCAATTGTTATCCGTTCCAGTTTGCAGCTCATCGCAAAACGCAGATTGTCTGATGCTTTGAAATTGTAGGTAAATCGCTGTAAcaactttaataataatcgttggcacaacaatccatattggatcagggccttgaagtgtgttagagcacttcattcaagaccgtaacggtacactaggaggcaatgtgctcgcccgagattattaccctgatttgactcaggtactcattcacagctgagtcgactggtatccgacgtcaaatcacgatgcaaacaACTTTATTCAATTTTAAAGTAAATTATAAGAAATGATGAAGCAAGTAAATAGCTCCCGAAATATGTGCCTCTgtgtataataaaaaaaaatgtttataaaaAAGGAGAAGCTACAAGTTTTAATATTACACCTAGTACTCTATTTACCAAATTTCACCTGAAGACCACTTCTCCAAGAAAAAATCCAAGAGGTCACCGAGTTATCGTCAGCTGTTCCCCAATGGGCATAGAGTCATTATCAGTGCGAGATAAGTAGAGTATGTACTATATGTTGTGTCATTTATTTATCATACATAAAACGATCGTTCTCGCTGGTAACATAGAAAAATCACTTGCCACTTCGCTTTCAAAGTTTACATCGGGATTTAGGATATTCTCCGGATTATCGTGGACCTAGGCAGAAAATATCAACAACAACGTCATGAGTTCGAAGAATAGTTTACTACTTTGGAAATGCCCAACGAAGTAATTCATGGCCAGAAGAAAGAAGGGTGAGTATGCAATTTTCGTATCTTTAAGTAATCTTATCTGAGGTCCGGGAACTGAAAACATGACATTTTAATTTTGAACTTTAGTGCCGTTGTTCATATTTCTTCCTAGTGAGAAAGGGAACCAAAGGGGCGTTATATCCTTTCGTGAATGAGCGATGCAAGTGCTTTAGTAAATTGCAGTATATAGTCCGTGTCTACATAGTGCCAAAGGCTGCTTCAGTTGTGGGGTAAGTTGCTTTGTTCCAATTGTAGTTTCCATAGAATAAGGGAAAATATACTTCTAGCTGTTCGTAGAGAGTGTAATATTGTTATAATGTACTTGCCTTACCACAATTGCCATGGATTTCCAGATCAACGCATGCGCGTATGATTGGTCGCCATTCCACGCGCCAATAGTATGAGGCGTATATGCGTGGTTAGGTGTTTTCCGTTTCCCCTCCAAATAAACGAGAGGTTAATTAGGATGCTTCCATGTTGGATTGGAGTCAACATGtattcctaaatacttgactgtttttaCCAGATGGATTTTCGCTCTTCATAAGGTGGGTAGCGGGTAGCTTTAACACCTAACGTTCCTAGTGAGCATAATTAGTGCAGTCTTCCTAGACTTCACTGTGAGTCCGTTGCCGAGGCACTAACTTTGGATTACATGCACAGTTGCGTCCGCAAACTTGAAGGTAGTTATTACAACTAGATCGTACGCGAAGGCCTTTATGGCTTCCAGGAGCTATAGCAAAATACCCATTACCAGgaaccataacagaggagagaaaattcctccctgtgggcagcccctatgACATCATGCTCAGTAAACTTCTGGCCGACCAGTACATGGATTTTTTtgcactctagcatgtgaaggatccaactgattaatagCGTATCGATTCAAGTgagacataattgaaggcacctttgatGCCCAGGAATGCACCTAAGGCGTATCCTTTCTCGGGcattgccttttcaatttttgccgtgacctcatggagtgctgtcttcgTGGATTTGGGTTTCTGGTGAGGGTGTTTCTTATAGTGAAGTAGTTACTTAGCAATGTATGCCTTATAAACCAATCAACCAGCCTTTTCAGTCCTTTAAATAGAAAGAGAGACTGGTCGGTCGGAAGTTTTTTGCGTGCATGTAGGTGGGTTTAcctggtttgggaatacatATCACCTTCCTTCATTCGGACCTGCACACTTGTATCTGTTGAACGAGTTAGAGCCTTTAGAGCCTtatgtgcctctttatagtgaTTACAGTcagcggctgaatcacactttagagcacgattgaggagcatccttgtcgttctcctctgttttgccaaatccgagtttcatcatggtgttttacccttctttggctcTCatggaaagcttctctcatgcaaGTTGTGATCGACTGGACACGTTTTTCAATTCCACCAAAGGATTTGATGCGTCTCTCAGAGATCGTAACTCCGAAATGGAGCGGTTTGGAGGTGGATCTACGCTCATTACGAAATTAATACGCCCGTGATCCGCGAGTATTTTATCGTACTCTCTATTCTCCGACAAGAGCAGCAGTGATGTCGATGGCATCTCGCTTGACCACGTTAAAGAAACTAGGCCCGTTactcaaattgaggatctgcagatcggttCCTTTCAGATACTTTAATAGTCTCGATTCTCTTGCGTTGATGTTGAAATTTCGCCAGCTTATATTTtgggcgttgacatcacatcctactATTACCccaatgcctttacttttgggatattggatagctctgatgaatgttccactggaaacTCCTTctacgtcataggggaaatatgcatgGTTCATTATTTTGTTGTGGTTCTGTGGACATCACATAGGCCGTTAACCAGGATAATCTGGAGGTCATATGAGACCACCATTCAGAAGCAgagtcgatcacttccattggtaaACAACAGGTCACCATGtcagctccgttcgaatacagtcagttaccctcgactgcaaattatccaatgggcacgattcgcataacaccctggtttgggggaggtgtttttcgactccccagtctagatccgtagcgttttgttaatagtagggtcacttcGTATAGGGTGTGggtatcaccactcactaacggtcttggtagacgagaggcttggctcctgaaaagccacgcaccgccccagaggagagacagctcatcctcagagagagacaggttggcctcagggagctatgttccgcgtcggtctatcctgcagtgcactgcttgaccccaagtATTCGAGATACTTGAAATGTAGTCAGCAAAACCGCAAAGACTATGTTCGCTACCTTGATTCACAGTTGAGTTCCCATTGAGAATTTCTTCATAAATAACTGGAGTGCCTTTAGGATTCGCTCCAAAAAGTGTAAATAAGTCCTTCTCTTCTACAATATTTAACGATTTTACTTATTCTGTACTTACTCTTGTAAATTAActgttttattcattttatccAGGCTTCAAGAACGAAAAAGTCGATGCAATTTTCTGAATATTGGGTCATATCCATAGAGTGCGGCAGTTCAACAGAACAAGAAATTGTGTGAAAACAAAATGGGGATACCAGCCAGGACAATAGACGACTTAGACAATAAAAGTCTTCAACACATATTCTCTTATTTAAGCCTCGtggataaattaaaaatatcatTAATTCTCGACGACTTCAACGACTTGATCAAGGATGCCCTTCGCAATGAAATATTTGACGCGTTTCAAGTTCAAACGACTTTTTCGCTTCCAGATGCAAAATGCATTTTACATAACTATGgaaaatttttaagaaaatatcaATGTGAAACCACTTGTAAAGTCGATTTTTTGAGCCTAATAACAGAATATTGCACAAACATGGAAGAAATTGTTCTTTCAGGATGTGAAATCAAAGACAATGCGCACAGCAAATTATTGTACATTTCCGAAAATCTTAAATCTTTAACACTTAGGAAATGTGTACTCGGAATTGCTGCCACCTGTCGCCTTGACGAGCTTAGGCAGTTGAAAGTGCTGAATTTAGAAGATTGCAGTGTTCATGGCCAATATTTAAGTAGATTGCGTAATCTCACTGAGCTTAATATAAAGAATTGCCGAAACATTAATGCGAGAGATTTTATCGAAATATGCAAGTCTAATAAACTAAAGAAAGTGAATGCCGAAGGCCTAGAGCAATTAACAATCGCATCCGCAAAAACTCTAGTCGAAACTAGAAATATCGTTTGTGGGCAACAAGTATTGGCCCAAAGATTCAAGTCGGGCATAGCATCGACAACATCCTGAGAACCAATCCCGAAGTGCTTGTGAACGAACAACAGGAATCGCTTGAATGTGCAGAAAAACCATTTCTTGGAAAAGGAATTTCTAAGTCGGATATGTGAATTTGGTAACTTAAAAAGTTTAAGGGGCTATtctagtattaattttttttcgatttcttcctccttttgcatatttttATAATGCGTTCAAGAATAACTGTAAAATTTTAGATTGATATCTATTTTCGTTTTAATTCTATAAACATATTTATAAGCGCGTGTCGCACAGCTCCGGTACAgtagaaatcaataaaaacggatttttctcaaaacatgtttttttttggtgcgGGAAGCAGAgagcaaaataaaattaaccCATTTAAGAGGGTTATCcgttttatacgttggaaggtggaaacgtTCAAaccctaccgctggctcctgccatacggttatgtgagacttttactcactaaaaccacctccttctctttcgcttaccccgcgggtcTGCCATTtcgtattacatcgcggggcaggatcaattctgaactgcggcttctgtcgttatttgtaactttcctccgaagctcctccctcctcagcagattatggatcgccttcattaatttttctcccgccctccaagatgtaagatgtttcagaggctagcatgtggtccacgatattctcgggtgttaaCTGTGCCTCGgcatcaatttccgcctccgctttgTGTGCGgggaaccgcgggcagttaaaaacaacatgctccgcatcttccggaattaTCACGCATGTCTGGCAAtgcggggagtcgtcacgcccgaagcgataaagaaaTGGACGATACCCTCCGTGTccacttaggaattgagttaggtggtaactaacctcaccgtgccttcgcttgatccatttagagacatatGGAATAATCCCGGGTGTCAAgcatcctttaggtgaatcatcccatcttttttgtcattccaaaatagattcacttggTGCCAATTGCCAACGATTGGTATAGGACTCGccggtatttaagcgttggctgcgactgtataatgta includes:
- the LOC119650398 gene encoding uncharacterized protein LOC119650398 isoform X2 — translated: MARRKKVRKGTKGALYPFVNERCKCFSKLQYIVRVYIVPKAASVVGLQERKSRCNFLNIGSYP
- the LOC119650398 gene encoding F-box/LRR-repeat protein 2-like isoform X1, with translation MGIPARTIDDLDNKSLQHIFSYLSLVDKLKISLILDDFNDLIKDALRNEIFDAFQVQTTFSLPDAKCILHNYGKFLRKYQCETTCKVDFLSLITEYCTNMEEIVLSGCEIKDNAHSKLLYISENLKSLTLRKCVLGIAATCRLDELRQLKVLNLEDCSVHGQYLSRLRNLTELNIKNCRNINARDFIEICKSNKLKKVNAEGLEQLTIASAKTLVETRNIVCGQQVLAQRFKSGIASTTS